The DNA window CTTATCCTGTAccaacccccccccccgcaCCCCCTTTCCCATCCATCCCGCCTTTCCcagtccccagcccccccttttccttcaccttgagacacccccagacccccattCCTGTTTTTCTCAGCTCTCACCCCCCCATTCCTCTGCATCAAggacccccgagccccccattccagccatccccacctcgTGACCCCTTTCCTTGACACTGGGGACCCCTGGACCCCCtttcctgggcacagggacctgctggaacccccaccccacctctcccagtccctgcaCCCCCCCTTTCATAACCCTGGAACCCCCTGAGCCCCtggacaccgggacccccctgcaCGCCCTTTCCTGTCCACCCCACCTCTCCCACCCCTGGAGACATCTTTTCCTTGtccccaggatccccaaatcccttcccgGCTCTCCCAGTTCCCCTTTCATTGATCCATgaccccctcagccccccaaatctccgtgtccccccagttctccatTCCCTGCATTACCTGTCTGTGGCGGTGTCAGAGCCCAGCCCGGGGGTCCCCCAGTTCATGGAATTGGGGTTGGTGGACGGGATCCCCTTCACGCGCTACGACAGCGAGCGGGGCCGGAAAGTGCCGCTGACGCGGTGGatggaggagggagctgagccGGGATATTGGGAGAGCCAGACCCAGATCTGTCAGGTGAACCAGCATGTGCGTGTGGAGGACCTGAAGACGCTGCGGCACCGGTACAACCAGAGCGGGGGTGAGTggggggatctgtggggatttgtaggattgggatgggatctgtAGGATTGGGATGGAGATCcatggactgggatgggatctgtggggctgagatgggatctgtggggctggaatAGGATCCGTGGGGCTGGGACATGGATCCatgggggtgggatgagatCTGTGGGCTGGAATGGAGATCCATGACTTTAGGACATGGAtccatggggctgggatgggatctgtgggtTTGAGACATGGATCTatggggctggaatgggatctgtagggctggaatgggatctgtggggttgggatgggatccctggggctgggatgggaattgtggggctgggatggagatcCATGACTTTGGGACATggatccctggggctgggatgggatctgtggggctggaatAGAAATCCATGACTTTGGGACATGGAtccatggggctgggatggTATCTGTGGGGCTGAGATGggttctgtggggctgggacacaATTCCATGTGTCTCTGTGGTTACAATCCCCCCCAGGTCTCCACACCATACAGTTGCTTTCCGGCTGTGACCTCCTGTCTGACGGGAGTGTCCGTGGATCCGAGCGGTTCGGCTACGATGGGCGGGATTTCATCTCCTTCGAGCTGGGATCCAAGAGCTTCGTGGCGGCCGACGACGCTGCTGAGATCACACGGAGGCGCTGGGAAGATGAGAACGTGGCTGAGGGGCGGGAGAATAGCCTGAAACATGTCTGCCCAGAATGGCTCCGGAAATACATTGGATACGGGATGAAAGAGCTGGAGCGCAAAGgtgggtgggaatttgggatttgggaatggagGACTTGTGAACGTGATAATTCCtgtgggaattccatgggcGGATATCACCACCATcctgttgtagtgcatctaaaaatcttggtacctcccaagggtaaaactcacctctggtttgtgtaatgttagttcctacctgagaaccttctttcccttcccccttctcattggctgtgacctccctgcatcccctaatcagccctgccccctggtataagagataagacccagagCATTTCGCcctctctctcttgccccggatggactacagacaataaacccgggattattccagcaagtttgagcctcctgtgtctagatactttgagtctgtgttgtatccactccaggacctcCTCCACCACCTGTGCCCAGAGACCAGGCTCTCACCacagggggtgggacagaggggtcccatcAGGGAGAAGGATTGCAACAGagtggcgcccaacgtggggcgcCACCTGAAGAGATCCTTCCTTAGCCCCTCGAAGTAATCCAATCCTCTGTCGATGGAGGGGTTCAGGGAGATCCTTCATGACcaagaaaaagaccaaaaagtgcttctccatcccattccagTGGGAATGCCATGGGCAGATATCTCCagcatcccattcccatggaattccatggtcAGATCTCacccccatcccattcccattcccacggaattccatgggcagatctCACCCAATCCCATtgccatggaattccatgggcagatATCACcaccatcccattcccatggaattccatgggcgGATATCTCCagcatcccattcccattcccatggaattccatgggcagatctcacccagtcccattcccacagaattccatgGGCGGATATCTCCagcatcccattcccattcccatggaattctaTGGGCAGATCTCACTCAGTCccattcccacagaattccatgGTCAGATCTCACCCctatcccattcccatggaattccgTGCATGAGTTCCACCATTATCCCATTCCAGTGGTCCCTGACGTCCATGTGTCCGGGAAAGAGGAACATGGGACACTGATCCTATCCTGCCACGTGTACGGATTCTATCCCAACACCATCGCAGTCAACTGGATGAAGGGGGGTGAAATCCGGGATCAGGAGACAGAGTGGGGCAGGATCGTTCCCAACAGCGACGGCACCTTCCACACCTGGGCCAGGATCGAGGCGCTGCCGGAGGAGTGGGAGCAGTACCGGTGCCAGGTGGACCATCCCGGAATGCTGGAACCCGGGATCTTCGCTTGGGGTGaggctgggaatgtgggaattgaggatttggaattctggaatggGGATTCCGCTTCCCCTCCTCACTATCCCGCGTTTCCCAGAGCCGACATCTGGCATGAATCTCGCTGTGGTGATCGCTGTGTCCGTCATCGCTGCCATCCTCGTCCTTGTCCTCATTGGATTCGGTGTCTGGAGGCTCCAATCCGGTAACACACGGGATGGGGGTCGGGAAGGGGCACGGATCCACCCAGCACCGTTCTGGGAATGCAGCACCCACACTGATCCCGCTGTTTTTCCACAGGGAAGAGGGACAGGAATGGATACAACCCACCAGCCGGTGAGTTCCAGTGGTGGATCCAGCTTTGGATCCCCTCTTTGTGCATCCCAGGGTGGATCCTGGGGTTAATCCCGGTGTGTGATCCATGCTGGAATCTCACGGATCTTCTCTTTCTGCAGGAAGGGACATGGAAATGAATGGCTGAACCACATTTatggagcaggtttggggtgggattaCAGAGGAGAATCAGGGCAGGATGGACAGACTGGGATCAGGGAGGGATTCTGGATCAGAGCAGGGATCCAGAGCAGGATCAGATGGAATTGTTGAGTGGAATCGGTGCTGGATTCTGGAGCAGGATCAggtgggatggatggagcaggattgGTGTGGAATGGATGGAGAGGGATCAGGGCTGCATTCCAGACAAGAATCAGGTGGCTGCATTCCAGACAAGAATCAGCTGGAGGAATGGAGCAGGAttggggcagcagggatggggtgggatcaGGTGGGATTCTGGATCAAGGCAGGATTCCAGTGTGGGATTAGTTgagatggatggagcaggatcAGGTTGGGATTCCCAAGAGGGATTGGGGCAGGGTGGATGTGGCAGGATTgggtgggatggatggatggatggatggatggatggatggatggatggatggatggatggatggatggatggatggattgtcgtggttttaaactagtaacaaaaaattacttatttcttgctagagatatggattaaaataagagcaaaacaggcttaaaacttaaaaggaataaagacagtttattaacaaactactagaataagaataccagaataaactttcagaaaacccttttacttctcactacttaactatttctttgtacacataagatagagacaaaaaattttagaatcttggtggtcaaaaacagtctcaatttctagagtcttttcatcagtccccatagagaaacagaagtctctttctgccaatctatggagtttctagagtccactcctcccattgtacactactccgaggtgtgcatgggtcaaatgagtccagggatgctatttttaaggatagaaatattcaaaggtagaaatcttcttcatttgtttctgtgagccttcctggaaaacagccatctccttggctcctttaaggctttaaaattcTCACTTCACTcgtaagttccagcaactcacagtatcacaactactctctcttttctctaaagtccacactttgaatactctattcctcccatactctagttatgaattaaaggagtcttctAAACTATTACTGTCCATCTCTATAGCTGTAacaaaaagatatttcagctgtaaagcatcttcttattccctccttcttatttaaacttaactcttttcttcactgtttttagtagttctatgatgtcttttgcatgttgattgtctctctttctttgtcttttctaagaaaaggagtaatctgtttgtttatccaagtagtaaaagaattaaaagcttagaaaactgtaaaagttcatggtgtcaggtttcagtccagctgcagaaactgaaaaccaagctcggctgaccagctctgcttccccccccccttccctgcGGCCTCGTTCTGGcctgggagggggaggggaaagcCAAGATAGAGCTTGTTACCTGGTCAGCAGTCGGAAATcaaagagaacgagacagctcagaatgtacttcttaaggaggcgtttacaagttgaattcactttttactGGTCAGAACGGCTGTccattcttggaaatgactgataattggtctggaggaaaaactcccatcagccaccagtagcttcaacttcccctctttttactctgtcttaaaggtgaagctaccccatgacatggatggatggatggatggatggatggatggatggatggatggatggatggatgacggatggatggaggatggagtGGAATCAGGGAGGGATTTCAGTATGGAATTGggtgggatggatggagcaggattgGGGCAAGATCAGGTTGGGATTCCAGAGAGGGATTGGGACAGGGTGGATGTGGCAAGATCAggtgggatggatggagcaggattgGTACAGAATGGATGAAGAAGGATCAAGGAGGGATTCCAGAGAGGGACTGGGGCAGAATGGATCAAGCAGGATCAGGTGGGATTCCGGAGAAGGATTGGGGCAGGAAGGATGTGGCAGGATCAggtgggatggatggagcaggatcAGGTGGTATGGATAGAGGAGGATTGAGGTGGGATCAGGTGGGattctggagcagctcctgctccccatcGGCTCCAGCCAGGTCCATCCTGTGGAATGGGGATAGGGAGGAGGGTGACACCATGACCCTCTCTCATCCCGGCAGGAATCACCGCCTCAGCGATCCATGGAGCTGGATCGGGCCCTTTCCCTCTTCCCGGGAAAGCCaagagctgccagcagagctcatCCCTCTGCTGCCACCCACCCCACAGCTCTTGCTAACGGATCGATTTCCTGTTTTCCAATGTTTTAGAGccaaaacccacaaatattCCCAATGCTTTACTTCTGGTGTGAAATTATCCTGCTTGGGGCAAGAAATCCTGCTTGGAGCAAGAAATCCGGGTTCCTCCTCCAGTGTCCAGCAGTTCCTCTCTGGGAGCCTGGAGTGGgagtggggacactggggacagggatggggacactggcagtagggatgggaacagcaggaatgggaatggggacccCAGGAACTGGGGTGGGgaccccaggagcagggtgaggatACCAGGACCAGGGTGAGGACACCAGGACTGGGACGGGGACACCAGGAACAGGTTTGAGAcaccaggagcaggatggggacaccaggagtgggatggggacaccaggactgAGATGGGGAtaccaggagcaggatggggacaccaggactgggttggggacatcaggagcagggtggggacTTGCCAGCCACACCCAGCTCCATTCCCCAGGATTCATTTCCTGCTTCATGTCCCATAtccaaggtgtccccaggagggTTTGGCCACATCAGGCTCCTGgaggggcagtgggatggggggaggggtcagACCAGGCCtcgctgtccccaggtgtccttGAGTGTCCCAAAATCGGTGCTTGGGATCACAGAGAGGTTCCCTGGCCATGACCATGGCCATGACACAAGCACAAGATGGCCATGAGATGAGAGTGACCATGAGTGACACAACCctgagatgaccatgaccatgggATAACCATGACTGTGACCACAACTGTGACCATGACCAggagatgaccatgaccatgacaCAACCACAACCCTGACCATGAGATGATTTGGACCAAGAGATGACCATGGCTTGGCCATGAGACAGCCGTGGCCTTGAGGTGACGCTGATGTGATTGTggccatgagatgaccatgaggtGACAATGGCATGATCATGAGATGACCATTACAGTGAGATGACCATGAGCATAAGATGATGGTGATCAGGAAATGACTGTGACCATGAGACAACCACAAGATGATCGTGACATCGTGACAGATGACCACGAGATAACCATGACACCACCATGGTCATGAAATGATGGAAGGCCTTGAGATGACCATGACTGTGACCATGACATGATCTTGACCAAGAGGTGCCACACCACACCATAGCTGTGTGGTGATCAAGACCATGAGATGATCATGACACAACCATGGCTGTGAGATGAttgtgaccatgagatgacTGTGAGATGACCATGAGGTGACCATGACCATAAGATGATGGTGATGACCATAACCGTGGGAAATAATAAAACCCTTACAGAATAAGGACCTTTTCCACCTTTGTTAAATCCCAGTCACTTCCGTTCACTTTTGTTCACCAAAAAGCACTCTGGGAAGGGTTCAGCTGCAGGTCAGATGGTCCGAGAGTGGGCTGGTGGTCATCTCATGGGTGAGGCAGTGATTGGCTGGGGAGATGCGTGGCCACCACATGATCAGAGAGCTGACTGGGTAAAGGAATGCATCAACAGCGACACTACAGTGGCAGACAGCCAATGCATGCTTGGTTCGGTTTAGTTAAGTTTGGTTAAGTTTGGGTCAGGCTTGGTTAGGTTTGGGTTAGGTTTTGTTAAGTTTGGGTTAGGTTTGGTTAAGTTTGGGTTAGGTTTGGTTAAGTTTGGGTTAGGTTTGGTTAAGTCTGGGTTAGGTTTTGTTAAGTTTGGGTTATGTTTCAAGTATAAAAAGGCTCAGTTGGTTACAATAAAGGATCTTTGAAGCAAGCAAGGAAGTCCTTGTGTCTTTGTTCCCCATTGCTATTCATGACCATGAGATGGCTGTGACTGTGACCATGAGATGAGTCAGCTATGATCCTGGCATAACCATGATATGATTGTGGCCATGAGTTGACCATGAGACAATCATGAGGTGACCATGACACAACCATTACCATGGCATAACCATGATATGATTGTGGCCATGAGTTGACCATGAGATGATCGTGAGGTGACCATGACCATGTGATGACCATGACTGTGACCATGCCCATGAGATATCATGACCATGAGAGGACTGTGACAGTCAGATGACCACAACACAGCCATGAGCATGAGATCGTGACCATGAGAGGAGCATGAGCATGAACATGGGATGATTGTGATCAGGAGACGACAATGAACATGAGATGATGGTGCTCAGGAaatgaccatgaccatgacaTGACTATGACTGTGGCCGTGACATGACTATGGCCATAAGATGACCACGAGATGACTGTGAGCATTTCATGACCATGAGCATTTCATGACCATGACACAGCCATGAGGTGATCAAGTTAATGAGATGACTGTGAGGTGACCATGACTTAACCATGGGCATGGGGTCATAAAGACCATGAGATGAGCAAGAGATGACCATGGTCGTGATACaatgaccatgagatgaccataATGAGGCAACTATGAACATGAGATGATTGTGACCAagagatgaccatgagatgaccacaTCACAACCATGGCCATGAGACCATTGTGACCATGTGGTGATTTTGAGATGACTATGGGGTGACCATGACCGTGAGATAACCACAACATGATCATGACAGGATCAAGACCATGACAGGATAGTGACCATAAGATGGCCACAAGATGatcatgagatgaccatgacacAACCATGACCTTGAGATGACTATGACCATAtgatgaccatgaccatgatATGAACTTGACAGAACCATGACCATTAcaatgagatgaccatgaccatgagaTGATGGTGATCAGGAAATGACCATGACCATGAAATGGCCATGAGATGactgaccatgagatgaccatgatcATGAGATGACCAGGACCATGGAATGACCATTACAACAATATAACCAGGACTATGAGGTGACCATGAGCATGAGATAATTGTGAGCAAGAGATGACCTTGAGATGGCCATGGCCATGTGTGACCATGATCATGAGGTGACTGTGAGATGACCCTTACAGTGAGATGACCGTGACACGAGAAGACCAAAATAGAATCATGGCCATGACATGGCTATGACATGACCATGACATGACCATGGATGTGAGATGATCGTAACCATCAGGTGACTGTGAGTTGACCATGAGAGGACAGTGATCAGGAAATGActgtgaccatgagatgacctTGACCATGACAAAACCACAACCATGAAATGACCATGTTATGATTGGCCATGAGTTGACTGTGAGATGACCATGACGTGAttgtgaccatgagatgaccatgagtatgagatgaccatgagtatgagatgaccatgagcaTGAGATGGCCATGAGCATGCAATGACCCTGACTGTGACCATGACACAGCCATGGTCATGGACCATCATGATGAGATGACCATGCATGTGAGATTACTTTGAGCATGTGATGGCTGTGACCAagagatgaccatgagatgaccatgagatgaccatgcTCATGAGATCATTGTGAACATGAGATGGTCATGAGGTTACCATGATGTGAttgtgaccatgagatgaccatgacaaTGAGATGACTGAGAGGATGAGATGATGACTATCAGGAAATGACCATGCAATGGGCGTGAGGTCATAAGATAACCATGACCATGACCCAAACACCACTGAGAGATGACCATGATAAGATTGTGGCAAATGAGTTGATCATGAGATGATCATAAAATGACCATAACCATGCAATGACCATGACTGTGGTCATGACACAACCATGGCCATGGAATGACCATGATCATGGGATGACCATTAcaatgagatgaccatgactgTGAGGTGACCATGAACATGAGATGATTGTGACCAagagatgaccatgagatgatcACAACACACCATGGCCATGTGTGACCATGATTGTGAGGTGACTGGGACATGACCATTACAGTGAGACGACTGTGACCATGAGATGATCAAGACCATGAGATGATCGTGAGATTATCATGACCATGACACACCCATGATCATAAGATGACTATTACAGTGAGATGACCATGAATGTGACCATGACACGACCATGACCATGGGGTGATCATGAGCATGTGATGACTGTAACCAAGACATGACCACAATGCAACCATGGCCATGTGGTGATCAAggccatgagatgaccatgactgTGACCATAATACAACCACAACCATGAAAGGATAGAGATCATGACATGATTCTGACTATGAGCTGACCAAGAGATAACCATGCCCATGACACAACCACAGCTGTGAGGTGACCATGACGTGATTGTGGCCACGAgctgaccatgagatgaccatgaggtAACAATGACATGACCATGACCAGGAGATGACCATGACATGACCGTGAGCATGTGGTGATTGTGACCAAGAGATGACCACAGCACACCATGCCCATGTGGTAATCAAGACCATGAGATGGTCATTACAATGAGATGACCACGACCATGGAATAACCATGACTATGGCACAACTATGGCTGTAAGATGACCATGATGTGACTGTggccatgagatgaccatgagatACCCATGAaatgaccatgagatgaccatgaccatgcAATGACCATGACACAACCATGACCATGAGATGATTTGGATTAAGAGATGACCATGAGGTGACCACAATATGACCATGGCTATGAAATGCTTGTGACCATGGGGTGACAACGACCATGAGATGATTGTGATCAGGAAATGACCATGACTGTGATGATGACACAACTACAACTGCGAGATGACCACGAACATGAAATATTGAGACCaagagatgaccatgaccatgagaggactgtgaccatgagatgaccatgtgtcctagtttagggtacatttgggagagaacctctAAATGGGGTTCCcccaggaaagcaaaattcaaaCGACCCCTCTCCCCTACTGGTtcgggaaaaaaaaattctttggagagaagtggaaaaaactgtttatttaacagaaatttaataatattgaacaataaaacctctcactgtttgATGAAATGGtgaatctaggaagaaaagtccttttcatgtggtttAACTTGgcttgctcaggttcttatcagtccctccggcacTGGATAGTGCCAAGGCATAGGCCCCGGTGGGacacaggcgtgagctcctggggtttgtctgggtgtctttcagtccagagcaggtttgcacagatccaagaaaaaaggaagataagTCCAGGgagctcctctgcctcagctagctaaaactaactaaaagccagagagaagctctgtcccgctgtctgtccgtactgcagacaccacagtccaggagcaggatatGGGGGAGTGATGTCTTcttttaacacaaactgcgcgcttcttctgccccccttcactctcagagccagtcttaaaggtgcagaacttaatatgtaacataaaccaggcgACTGGGAATACAAGTATCATAAAGTCGCCCAGGACAAGGTGGAAAGTGACATTGATGGCTTCTTTGGTACGGTTTGTAAGTGGGGAAGGCTCCTCTTCATTCATCCTCTCCAGACCACACTGCCTTTGGAATATGGCCAACTGGACAAGTATTTCCCAGCTCTGGCATTTCTATTTGAGGCACGAACAGCAATGGCATTTGCAGGAAAAACCAAAGGAGGAGCGGTGCAACGCAAACATCCTGTGCAGATGCAGGCTGTGCAGATGTGACTCGAGAACATTTGGGTTCCTGCCACTTGGATTTGTATCCCTAAGAGAAATCTCTTTGGCTGGAGGAGAGTCTGGCtgaagagagaaagcagaaagagcagTGAGGGTGCTGTGCAAGGTCTCCTGTGGTGCAGAGCTGTCAGCGACTGTGAGGTGAGAGCGGGCCCGGccttggccaggctggagccccagcagagccctggcagagcccggAGAAGCCTGAGCCTCGGCAGAGGCAGGCTGGAAGGAGGCCCTTGGAGCTGCAAgaggcagcagcctggccctggctgcCTCTTGCTGGCACCAGGCAAATCctccgctctcagagccaagctggcagctggctgctcctgaggggAAGCGGCGCcgtgctgggcacagcacacactggTGCCATGGGCTGTCTGGAGTCTgcacaggaggagagaaaggcaaagagcagcccagggctggtgcCCTGCCTGAccattcctgctcttctgccACCTGCCCTGGAACTCCTGGCAATggtcagcagtgtgtgcagcactctgggcacagggggagggAGCCGGGCTGCTCCACAggctccagcacagggcagtgtcCTTCAGGCACGGCATTTCTGCCAGGGGAACCCAGGCCAGCGTGAGGCAGTGACAGCAAGTCAGGGCACATCTGCACGAGCCAGTgcctcacacagctctgggaccaAGCGCCTGcaatcctggagctctgcactcagccagagcaaaggtgtgaaatgcagagggttttgcagaaatattcaggGGCACCAGGCCAGCCTGCTTTGTGCTCTCTGGGACACAGCAAGCACTGTGCaatgcagctcagagctgctggcagagagggACTATGGGCATGTGCCTGAGGCTTGTTCTTGAGTAGTGATTTGGGAGGGAGCAGAAGGGTCTCAGTAGGCAATTTGTGTTTGCTTCATTAATTGCTAAATGAAAGACACAATGTGGCCTCACGCAGCAAGAGCACTTGCAGAACTTATTGACTAGAAGTTTGtgtcaaattccagaaaaggaaggagaggtgTTGATCTGTAACAAATAGGGCTGGTGAGTTCCATTAGCTTTAACAGTTTTCTGGGATTGAAAGTCAACAAATCTGCTCTCCCAAAGGAATTCCCACTATTGGTCTGCGTCTCGATGGATGTTCCTGCCCCGGtgttcatccaggtgcccacagggagccgtgaagatgtggagcctcccagccaggtgtcttcccaacaccgatcaccaggaccacggatcaccagggctctgcccaacgggggtcactggggatcatccaacgccgatcctcccatgggggatggagctggagcagcgcacgaagctcttcccgcactcggggcactcgcagggcttcccttactggtgcctctgttggtgttgggtcaagttagatctctgtgagaagctcttcccacactcaggacactcgtagggcctctccccactgtggatgcgctggtgcctGACAAAAGTGGAGTTGCGGTTGAAGCTcttcccgcagtcggggcagcggaagggcctctcctctgtgtgaatccgctcatgtcTGATGAGAGTGGAGCTGcgctgaaacctcttcccacactcgggacactcgtagggcctctccccagtgtggatg is part of the Poecile atricapillus isolate bPoeAtr1 chromosome 26, bPoeAtr1.hap1, whole genome shotgun sequence genome and encodes:
- the LOC131588555 gene encoding class I histocompatibility antigen, F10 alpha chain-like translates to MGPALPLGLLLGLQGILGDPGGPTRVLHSLHYLSVAVSEPSPGVPQFMELGLVDGIPFTRYDSERGRKVPLTRWMEEGAEPGYWESQTQICQVNQHVRVEDLKTLRHRYNQSGGLHTIQLLSGCDLLSDGSVRGSERFGYDGRDFISFELGSKSFVAADDAAEITRRRWEDENVAEGRENSLKHVCPEWLRKYIGYGMKELERKVVPDVHVSGKEEHGTLILSCHVYGFYPNTIAVNWMKGGEIRDQETEWGRIVPNSDGTFHTWARIEALPEEWEQYRCQVDHPGMLEPGIFAWEPTSGMNLAVVIAVSVIAAILVLVLIGFGVWRLQSGKRDRNGYNPPAGRDMEMNG